The following coding sequences lie in one Acropora palmata chromosome 3, jaAcrPala1.3, whole genome shotgun sequence genomic window:
- the LOC141876557 gene encoding histamine H2 receptor-like, whose protein sequence is MQDFQTSMSFSTNSSFGGSNNQTISQPLKRFLSPPYIVLLAIISSLICVSNGLVIFLISRKKTLQSITNMFLTSLALSDLISGVVGFPLLAICSCMTFINTCVSSVMFIRFSAIASICHVLLVAFDRYIAIVHPLRHSALVSTRRAVFSTVLVWLVSFTASFIQMSWYFRESSAFDEYENHTETIDVKYSKACIVLFFVVPFILICFIYGRIFYISFKHIQSDHKLSTALRQVPPRSMRRHEWRGNSILLITVVIFVGCWLPFFVAMLSDHKESSQSSPMQLWLERLIVFLRFLPPLFNPLLCTLWKNDFRHALRREVFQRIFKKPNCRGQRTLDC, encoded by the coding sequence ATGCAAGATTTCCAAACTTCCATGTCCTTTTCCACTAACTCTAGTTTCGGCGGATCAAATAATCAAACCATTTCGCAGCCATTGAAACGATTTCTGTCGCCTCCTTATATTGTTTTACTCGCCATTATTTCTTCATTGATTTGTGTTTCCAATGGTCTTGTAATCTTCTTGATCTCGAGGAAGAAAACTCTGCAATCGATAACGAATATGTTTCTCACTTCGTTGGCCTTGTCCGATCTGATTTCTGGTGTTGTGGGATTTCCTCTTCTGGCTATCTGTTCTTGCATGACCTTCATTAACACCTGCGTCTCATCTGTGATGTTTATTCGATTCAGTGCAATTGCTTCGATTTGTCACGTTCTCCTTGTAGCTTTCGATCGGTACATCGCCATAGTCCATCCTTTGAGACACTCAGCACTTGTAAGCACAAGGCGAGCTGTCTTTTCCACTGTACTAGTTTGGCTTGTGTCTTTTACAGCTTCTTTCATTCAGATGAGTTGGTACTTCCGCGAAAGCTCTGCCTTCGATGAATATGAGAATCACACAGAAACCATTGATGTGAAGTACAGCAAGGCTTGCATCGTTTTATTCTTTGTCGTTCCCTTCATTCTGATATGTTTCATCTACGGGCgcattttttacatttcgtTCAAACATATTCAAAGTGACCATAAACTGAGCACCGCTCTTCGACAAGTGCCACCTCGCTCCATGCGCCGTCATGAATGGCGAGGTAACAGCATTTTGTTAATCACGGTTGTGATATTCGTTGGCTGCTGGCTTCCATTTTTCGTGGCCATGCTGAGTGATCATAAAGAATCGTCCCAGTCTTCACCTATGCAACTCTGGTTAGAGCGTTTGATTGTGTTTCTTCGCTTCCTACCACCGCTTTTCAACCCGCTGCTTTGCACGTTATGGAAGAACGATTTCCGTCATGCGCTTAGAAGGGAGGTCTTTCAAAGGATTTTTAAAAAGCCAAACTGTAGAGGACAACGCACACTTGATTGCTAA
- the LOC141876556 gene encoding kappa-type opioid receptor-like, which translates to MKMPSLSNASMIDNSSSYGNNCSRNQDQGEESEPLLPTPMIAVLSLIGLLAVVINGMVIFLMFKRKVLRSLTNVFLASLALSDLVTSLFGIPVLVACLETQIFKICVVSRIFYQFTAVSSICHVLLVAFDRFLAIVHPLKRNSLVTKRRAVSAILFIWLLSFLTSTVRLSWEKYDDTSSTNCTQDDQDFDMEYNVILFCFFFVVPFITMCSIYGHIFYISFMLARRDRRLNSALRTESRSTLHEWRGRSLLVIMMVIFVGCWLPFFLTVLGDSLNNQESSTSDVRTQRLLVVLAFIPPLLNPLLCTLAKKDFRRVLRGLICKQKYRQQRVHHPYSSTSII; encoded by the coding sequence ATGAAAATGCCTTCTTTGTCAAATGCGTCGATGATCGACAACAGTTCGAGTTATGGTAACAATTGCTCCAGGAATCAGGATCAGGGAGAAGAATCGGAGCCGCTTTTGCCTACCCCCATGATTGCAGTTTTAAGTTTGATCGGTCTTCTCGCAGTTGTTATCAATGGCATGGTAATCTTTCTGATGTTCAAGAGGAAAGTACTGAGATCTCTCACCAACGTATTTCTGGCCTCGTTAGCCCTCTCAGATCTCGTTACCAGCCTATTTGGAATTCCTGTTTTAGTGGCGTGCTTGGAGacgcaaattttcaaaatctgcGTTGTTTCTAGAATTTTCTACCAATTCACGGCGGTTTCGTCAATTTGCCACGTTCTTCTCGTCGCATTTGACCGTTTCCTCGCCATAGTGCATCCACTGAAACGCAATTCACTTGTCACGAAAAGGCGCGCAGTTAGTGCCATTCTGTTTATCTggttgttgtcgtttttgACATCTACTGTCAGGCTGTCTTGGGAAAAGTACGACGACACGTCTTCGACAAATTGCACCCAAGACGATCAGGATTTCGATATGGAATACAATGTGatccttttctgttttttctttgtcgttCCTTTTATAACGATGTGTTCCATTTATGGACACATTTTCTACATCTCCTTTATGCTCGCTAGAAGGGATCGCCGTCTCAACTCCGCCCTGCGTACCGAATCGCGATCGACTCTCCACGAGTGGCGAGGTCGAAGCTTGTTGGTGATTATGATGGTTATTTTCGTGGGCTGTTGGCTGCCATTTTTCTTGACAGTATTGGGTGATAGCCTCAACAATCAAGAGTCCTCTACGTCAGACGTCCGCACTCAACGGTTACTCGTTGTGCTGGCATTCATTCCGCCTTTGTTAAATCCTCTCTTGTGCACGTTGGCCAAGAAAGATTTCCGTCGAGTTCTAAGAGGGCTGATCTGCAAACAGAAATACCGCCAGCAAAGGGTTCACCACCCATACTCTAGTACTTCCATAATCTAG
- the LOC141876127 gene encoding histamine H2 receptor-like produces MPYSASPITAVREFNSTSHSPAEYNQSRNKTESIFQHQEILSVSMIVLLAFICLLVVLVNGFVVFLICKNRTLKSITNMLLVSLAFSDLISGFVGFPLLVSCLKSGIFVICVSSTIFFRFIAISSICHVLLVACDRYIAIVHPFRHASVVTKWRAIAATAFVWLFAFSASAIQLSWHGLDENSLFDHEAALDFNVKYTKTCIVLFFAVPLLLMCYIYGRIFYISYKLAKNDRERVVMQRDHAQASHSLLHEWRGRSVLLIMLVIFVSCWLPFFLTVIDDHREPMQSPPTPLWVERVLVVLNFIPPLSNPILCTLAKKDFRQALRGLFSAGNNLRHNSERRSTTTNATELL; encoded by the coding sequence ATGCCTTATTCTGCCTCCCCAATAACAGCAGTGAGAGAGTTTAACTCGACATCTCACTCGCCTGCAGAGTATAACCAATCGAGAAACAAGACTGAATCGATTTTTCAACACCAAGAAATTCTTTCGGTGTCGATGATTGTGCTTTTAGCCTTCATTTGTCTGCTCGTCGTGCTTGTGAATGGGTTTGTGGTCTTCTTAATCTGCAAAAACAGAACTTTAAAATCAATCACCAACATGCTGCTGGTCTCTTTGGCATTTTCCGATCTAATTTCAGGTTTCGTGGGATTTCCTCTCCTCGTTTCGTGTTTGAAGAGTGGAATCTTCGTAATCTGTGTATCGTCCACGATTTTCTTCCGTTTCATCGCCATTTCCTCAATATGCCATGTTCTTCTTGTGGCTTGTGATCGCTACATCGCCATTGTTCATCCATTTCGACACGCCTCCGTTGTGACAAAATGGCGGGCAATTGCAGCAACCGCTTTTGTGTGGCTGTTTGCATTTTCCGCTTCTGCCATCCAGCTGTCTTGGCATGGTCTGGACGAGAACTCTTTGTTTGACCATGAGGCTGCGCTTGATTTCAACGTTAAGTACACTAAAACATGCATCGTTCTTTTCTTCGCTGTTCCACTGCTTCTCATGTGTTACATTTATGGGCGTATATTCTACATCTCCTACAAGCTCGCCAAGAACGATCGCGAACGTGTTGTCATGCAACGTGACCATGCACAGGCATCCCACTCTCTTCTTCACGAGTGGCGAGGTCGCAGTGTATTGTTGATCATGCTTGTGatttttgtttcctgttgGCTTCCATTTTTCTTAACTGTAATTGATGACCACAGGGAACCCATGCAGTCACCTCCCACGCCACTTTGGGTCGAGCGTGTGCTTGTAGTCCTCAACTTCATTCCGCCGTTGTCCAATCCTATCCTTTGCACATTAGCAAAGAAGGATTTCCGTCAAGCTTTAAGAGGATTATTCTCTGCAGGCAACAATCTGCGGCATAACTCGGAGAGGAGGTCAACCACAACCAATGCTACAGAATTACTCTAG
- the LOC141876554 gene encoding beta-2 adrenergic receptor-like: protein MVNNSTVHRDNAIPLCSQGFYGPIHSPLILFWLFIVAANGIEIALMLCKETLRTVSNRFLVSLAISDLFFGVVAMPLFLVCNINRTILVCVFSTGFIRFTAISSVFHLLLVACDRYTMIVYPMKYQTILTRPRATFLITLTWCLAFFSSFIQLSWYKESSTFTDTTEGGFLIDKIYFLFVLTVFVFLPLLLIVFTYTRILIISLRHILSVRRRRRNLHQPVSPIVHDLKGTFVLLSMMLIFVGCWLPFFLLILQDHISETFLILNSGWSSCLVLYLRFLPPLTNPLLCAFCKQDFRRAWGSFIRQQRLSVRLNIYSLVSVSGIRDRTLSTAVNDVTNAEGITNGP from the coding sequence ATGGTCAACAATTCTACCGTTCATCGAGATAATGCGATTCCTCTGTGCAGTCAAGGTTTTTACGGGCCGATTCATTCgcctttaattttgttttggctaTTTATTGTCGCAGCTAACGGCATCGAAATTGCTTTGATGCTTTGCAAAGAAACCTTAAGGACCGTTAGCAATAGATTCCTGGTTTCACTTGCTATTTCGGATTTGTTTTTCGGTGTAGTCGCGATGCCACTATTCTTAGTGTGCAACATCAACCGAACTATCTTGGTGTGCGTATTTTCGACTGGTTTCATTCGTTTCACTGCTATATCTTCAGTCTTTCACCTTCTCCTCGTTGCTTGCGATCGCTACACGATGATAGTTTATCCCATGAAGTACCAAACAATTTTAACTAGACCTCGAGCGACGTTTTTAATCACGTTAACGTGGTGTTTGGCCTTCTTTTCCTCCTTCATTCAACTATCATGGTACAAGGAGAGCAGCACCTTTACAGACACGACAGAGGGAGGATTTCTCATTGACAAAATCTATTTCCTCTTCGTACTCACAGTGTTCGTATTTTTGCCGCTGCTTTTAATTGTGTTCACATACACCCGTATTTTGATCATTTCTCTCCGACATATCTTGTCCGTCCGTCGTCGTAGGAGAAACCTTCATCAACCAGTTTCCCCAATTGTGCACGATTTGAAAGGCACGTTCGTTTTGTTGAGCATGATGCTCATTTTCGTGGGTTGTTGGCTGCCATTTTTCCTTCTGATACTTCAAGATCACATTTCCGAGACCTTCCTTATCCTGAACTCAGGATGGAGCTCATGCCTCGTCTTGTACTTACGGTTTCTTCCACCGCTGACAAACCCTCTTCTCTGTGCTTTTTGTAAACAAGATTTTCGTCGAGCCTGGGGCAGTTTTATTCGGCAGCAAAGATTGTCAGTTCGCTTAAACATCTATTCTCTAGTATCGGTGTCGGGAATACGCGACAGGACACTTTCAACCGCTGTCAACGATGTCACAAATGCAGAAGGAATTACGAACGGTCCTTGA
- the LOC141876560 gene encoding hematopoietic prostaglandin D synthase-like: protein MAPRYKLTYFDLRGRAEPTRIALAYAGVDYDDVRISWENRLEGEWSEIKNSGKFPFGTVPILEVDGQTLSQSMAILRFVARRHGLAPSEDIQQAKAEMFAEEVYRLENAYIRALLNTDLEQQKEQMNQFNKETVPKASEYLEKLLNKNYVDEVYCVGNKLSFADICVFAFFNTYVGHGEPAVPAALEKFPRLRVLYEKVRDEPRIEEWLKKRPKTSL from the exons ATGGCCCCAAGGTATAAGCTAACGTATTTTGACTTACGTGGTCGCGCTGAGCCAACTCGTATCGCCCTTGCTTATGCTGGAGTTGATTACGACGATGTTCGCATCAGCTGGGAGAATCGACTCGAGGGCGAATGGTCTGAAATTAAGAACA GTGGCAAATTTCCGTTTGGCACGGTGCCCATTCTTGAAGTCGACGGGCAGACCCTGAGTCAGTCAATGGCGATACTCCGTTTCGTGGCCAGGAGACACG GTTTGGCTCCAAGCGAAGACATCCAGCAAGCAAAGGCTGAGATGTTTGCTGAAGAAGTGTATAGATTGGAAAATGCGTATATTCGCGCACTTTTGAACACTGACTTAGAACAACAG aaaGAACAAATGAATCAATTTAACAAAGAGACAGTGCCAAAAGCAAGCGAATACttggaaaaacttttgaacaaaaattatgtCGATGAAGTGTACTGTGTTGGAAATAAG CTCAGCTTCGCAGATATCTGTGTCTTCGCTTTTTTCAACACTTACGTTGGTCATGGTGAGCCAGCGGTACCAGCGGCTTTGGAGAAATTCCCTCGTCTTAGAGTGCTCTATGAAAAGGTCCGCGATGAACCAAGAATCGAAGAATGGCTTAAGAAGAGGCCGAAAACTTccctttga